The region CGTCGAATGGAATTAGATAAGTTCCATCTTCAGTTCTTGTATTTTTTCAAAATCGCCATCTCTGGTGACCAGAATCATATCATTCTCAATTACCAAACTAGCTATAACAAGATCAGCCAATGACAGCACCAAGCCTTCCCTATCATACTTGACCTTCAACTCTGCCAATAGCTCTGCGGTTCTTTCTGTGGTGTTAAGAATGCGGAATTTTCTTACATACTCCACAGATCCCTTCGCATTCCTTGGAGGCTTTAATTTGATTCCAAGGAGAAATTCAAAAAGATTAAGAAAAGTTGTCGATGGTGGTAATCTATAGTTATTTAACAGCTCCTGTATCTTATTACCAACCTCTATATCCCTCCTTTCCAAGGCTATCAGCACAGAGGTATCAAAAACCAGTGTCATTGCCTGAAGCCATATTCCTTTCTTA is a window of Nitrososphaerales archaeon DNA encoding:
- a CDS encoding type II toxin-antitoxin system VapC family toxin; its protein translation is MTLVFDTSVLIALERRDIEVGNKIQELLNNYRLPPSTTFLNLFEFLLGIKLKPPRNAKGSVEYVRKFRILNTTERTAELLAELKVKYDREGLVLSLADLVIASLVIENDMILVTRDGDFEKIQELKMELI